The window TGAAGCCGCTCGGCGATGCCTTCATCAAACTGGTCAAGATGATCATCGCCCCGGTCATCTTCCTGACCGTGGTCACCGGCATCGCGGGCATGAGCGATCTTGAGAAGGTCGGCCGGGTCGGCGCCAAGGCGATGATCTATTTCCTGGTCTTCTCGACGCTGGCCCTGATCGTCGGGCTGGTCATCGCCAATGTCGTCCAGCCGGGTGCCGGCATGCATATCGACCCGGCCAGCCTGGATGCCGCCGCGGTCAAGGCCTATGCCGACAAGGCCCATGACCAGACGCTCATCGGCTTCCTGATGGGCATCATCCCGGCCACCGCTTTCAGCGCCTTCGCCTCGGGCGATATTCTGCAGGTGCTGTTCTTCTCGGTGCTGTTCGGCGTCGGCCTGTCGATGATCGGCGAGCGCGGCGCGCCGGTGCTTGGCTTCCTGAAGATCACCACCCAGGTCGTCTTCAACATCGTCCATATCGTGATGAAGGTCGCACCCATCGGTGCCTTCGGCGCGATGGCCTTCACCATCGGCAAATACGGCATCGGCTCCATCGCCAATCTGGCGATGCTGGTCGGTACCTTCTACATCACCGCCCTCTTTTTCGTGCTGGTCGTGCTGGGGGCGGTCGCCCGTGCCAACGGCTTCTCGATCCTGCGCCTGATCCGCTACATCAAAGCGGAGCTGCTGCTGGTGCTGGGCACCAGTTCCTCGGAATCGGCGCTGCCTTCGCTGATGGAAAAGATGGAAAAGGCCGGCTGTTCCAAGCCCGTCGTCGGCCTGGTCGTGCCGACCGGCTATTCCTTCAATCTGGACGGCACCAACATCTACATGACCATGGCGGCGCTGTTCATCGCCCAGGCGACCGACACGCCGCTGGGGCTGGGCGATCAGATCCTGCTGCTGCTGGTGGCGATGTTGAGTTCCAAGGGCGCCGCCGGCGTCACCGGATCGGGCTTCATCACGCTGGCGGCGACGCTGGCGGTGGTGCCCAGCGTGCCGGTCGCCGGCATGGCGCTGATCCTGGGCGTCGACCGCTTCATGTCGGAATGCCGCTCTCTGACCAATTTCGTCGGCAACGCCATGGCCGCGATCGTGGTCGCGCGCTGGGAAGGGGAGCTGGACCGCGACCGTCTGGCGGCGACGCTGGAAGCCGGGCGGGTGCTGGATGATGCCACCGAAGCGGCCCCCGTACACATGCCGGCCCCTGGCCTTGCCCGGCCGCTTGCCGGCCCACCGATCGCGGGGACTCCGATCGCGGGGCCTGCCGAGTAACGGCAGCCTCGCCAGACCCTGCCCCGGGGGAAGGGGCACGCGGCCCCGCCGGGGCGCCATCCGTCGGGGGAGGTGGATGGCGCCGGGCGGGGCCGCAGCTTTTGTGCCGGTGCGGTGCGCCGTCCCGAAGGCTCAGGGCAGCTTCTGGGCGGTCTTCGCCGCGTCGCGATCGCGGCAGCGCTTCACCCAGTCCGCGACATGGGGCACGCCCGACAGATCCATGCGTGCCGCCGCCAGCCAGTGGACGATGGCCGAGACATTGAGGTCGGCCACGGTGAAGCGGCCGCCGACCAGCCAGCCATCGCCCTTGGCCAGGGCCTTGTCGAGCACGGCGAGCGGCCGGGCAAGGCTGGCTTCCGCCGCCTCGGCGCGGGCGGCATCGCGGGCTTCGCCGCGCAGCACCAGGCGGTGCAGCAGCACGGTCAGCGACAGCGCCTCCAGATCGGTGACCGCCCAGAAGCTCCACTGGGCCATCAGCCCCGCTTCGGCGGCATTGCCCGCGGCAAGCGGCCCGCCGTGTTTCGCGGCCAGGTAGAGGTTGATCGCCATGGATTCGGTGATGACCACGCCGTCGTCCTCGATCACCGGAATCCGGAGATTGGGGTTGAGGCGGGCAATGTCGGGGTCGCTCGCCGCGTCGGCGATCTTGACCGGGATGTGCTCGTAGGCGATGCCGAGTTCCTCGGCCATCCAGAGATTGCGCGAGGTGCGCGACGCGCTCATCCCGTAGATCTTCAACGTCATGACCCGTATTTCCTCCGTCGGTCGGGTCCCCCGGCCTTGCGCGGGGGTATCGTGGACGGCAGGACGTTAGCACGAGCCGCGGGCCGCGCGCATCGGCGCAGGTGGCCCGCGGGCCGGGGCCGGTCAATAGGGCTGGTATTCCCTGAGCCGCGCCCGGCGCAGCAGCAGCTCGACCAGGGTGGCGCGCAGGCGGCTGGTGAAGGCTTCCAGATGGCCGCGGCAGAGGTGCTCGGCCTCGTCGTTCTCCACCGCGATCGCCAGGCGCCGGCCGATGAGGGCCAGTTGATCCAGGCCGAGCAGGGCGGCCTGGCCCGCGATCGTCCGCGCATCGTCGGCCAGCACCACGGGGTCGGCGTCGTAGGTCATCCGGCGGATGCGGTCGGTGGCGGTGGCCATGAAGCCGTCGAGCATCTGGGCCACACGATCCTGCCCCATCTGACGCTGCAGCCGGTCGATCGCCGCCATTTCGTCGCCCACCGCTTCGACCGGCGCCTCGGGATGCGGCGCGGCGGCCTGCGGCGGTGCGGGCGGCGGCGCGCGGCGGATCCGGGTGTAGCGCTGCAGCATCTCGGCCAGTTCGGACAGCTGGACGGGCTTGGCCATATAGTCGTTCATGCCGGCGTCGCGGCATTGTTCCATGGCCGAATCGAAGGCATTGGCGGTCAGCGCCACGATCGGTACCCCGGCCAGCGTCGGGTCGGTCAGGCCGCGGATGGCGCGCGCCGCCTCCAGCCCGTTCATCACCGGCATGCGCATGTCCATCAGCACCAGATCGATGCCGCCGCGGGCGGTGATGGCCACCGCCTCGGCCCCGTCTTCCGCCTTTTCCACGATGCAGCCCAGGCGCTTGAGCATGGCGGCCAGAACCTCGCGGTTCATCTCCACATCGTCTGCCACCAGCACCCGCGGGCCGCGCCCTTCGGCGGCGGGCGGCGGGGATGGTGCGGCTTCCGGACGGTCCAGCGCCGTGGCCGCCCTGCCGGTCTTGAGGGGGGTTTCCGGCAAGGCGACCTCGAAGCGGAACAGGGCGCCGCGGGGGACGCTGTCGTCCAGTTCCAGCCGCCCGCCCATGGCGGCGGCCAGCCGCGCCGAGATCGCAAGGCCCAGCCCGGTGCCGGTTGCCGCGGTCGCGGTCTCGTCCAGCTGCGAGAAATCCTTGAACAGCAGATGCCGGCGCTCGGGCGGGATACCCGGACCGTCATCCTGCACTTCGAAGCGCAGCCACCCGTCCTCCCCCCGGCGGGCCCGCAGGATGACCCGGCCATGGGGGGTGAATTTGACCGCGTTCGACAGCAGGTTCAGCAGCACCTGCTGCAGGCGCATCGCGTCGGCGCGGATGGCGTGCGGCAGATCGGCCGCGGCATCGGTGATCAGAACCAGGCCCTTGGCCGTCGCCTGCGGGGCGACGACATCGCTGACCACGGTCAGCAGGCCGCGCAGATCCACCCCGTCGCGCGGCTGCAATTCCAGCTTGCCGGCCTCGATCTTCGAAAAGTCGAGCA of the Tistrella mobilis genome contains:
- a CDS encoding dicarboxylate/amino acid:cation symporter produces the protein MAQGLAGQGAQAGAARPKKIYQHLYVQVLIAVAAGILLGHFYPQLGADLKPLGDAFIKLVKMIIAPVIFLTVVTGIAGMSDLEKVGRVGAKAMIYFLVFSTLALIVGLVIANVVQPGAGMHIDPASLDAAAVKAYADKAHDQTLIGFLMGIIPATAFSAFASGDILQVLFFSVLFGVGLSMIGERGAPVLGFLKITTQVVFNIVHIVMKVAPIGAFGAMAFTIGKYGIGSIANLAMLVGTFYITALFFVLVVLGAVARANGFSILRLIRYIKAELLLVLGTSSSESALPSLMEKMEKAGCSKPVVGLVVPTGYSFNLDGTNIYMTMAALFIAQATDTPLGLGDQILLLLVAMLSSKGAAGVTGSGFITLAATLAVVPSVPVAGMALILGVDRFMSECRSLTNFVGNAMAAIVVARWEGELDRDRLAATLEAGRVLDDATEAAPVHMPAPGLARPLAGPPIAGTPIAGPAE
- a CDS encoding glutathione S-transferase family protein, which translates into the protein MTLKIYGMSASRTSRNLWMAEELGIAYEHIPVKIADAASDPDIARLNPNLRIPVIEDDGVVITESMAINLYLAAKHGGPLAAGNAAEAGLMAQWSFWAVTDLEALSLTVLLHRLVLRGEARDAARAEAAEASLARPLAVLDKALAKGDGWLVGGRFTVADLNVSAIVHWLAAARMDLSGVPHVADWVKRCRDRDAAKTAQKLP
- a CDS encoding ATP-binding protein is translated as MDIVTLAIYNAWITVTLTIGFAAVSAARRGPAHVLWWTAGNAARAIASLVLAFNLATGDLPTTLAANGLLLVSSALYLTSFERLTGRRGLMPPAIAVIAVTMGLVLAFTIASPDLKARIVSYSTGSGLLLLMCAVVAIRNDIRGRARPSLHAAGIVFAIFGGVTLARGLATLAGPDMDSVLASTWVQSGFLALAGMFYVGSNFAMLWSMVVEDGERHAAELESAREAAERASFAKSRFLATMSHELRTPLNGVLGAAQLLLGDPGVGPGPRQRVQMIASAGRHLLGVINDVLDFSKIEAGKLELQPRDGVDLRGLLTVVSDVVAPQATAKGLVLITDAAADLPHAIRADAMRLQQVLLNLLSNAVKFTPHGRVILRARRGEDGWLRFEVQDDGPGIPPERRHLLFKDFSQLDETATAATGTGLGLAISARLAAAMGGRLELDDSVPRGALFRFEVALPETPLKTGRAATALDRPEAAPSPPPAAEGRGPRVLVADDVEMNREVLAAMLKRLGCIVEKAEDGAEAVAITARGGIDLVLMDMRMPVMNGLEAARAIRGLTDPTLAGVPIVALTANAFDSAMEQCRDAGMNDYMAKPVQLSELAEMLQRYTRIRRAPPPAPPQAAAPHPEAPVEAVGDEMAAIDRLQRQMGQDRVAQMLDGFMATATDRIRRMTYDADPVVLADDARTIAGQAALLGLDQLALIGRRLAIAVENDEAEHLCRGHLEAFTSRLRATLVELLLRRARLREYQPY